The Coffea arabica cultivar ET-39 chromosome 4e, Coffea Arabica ET-39 HiFi, whole genome shotgun sequence genome includes a window with the following:
- the LOC113740844 gene encoding uncharacterized protein, which translates to MLTPHSLHQQLLQWHYHSPSPFQMYPKIEIFANENFKRWQERVHSLLDIHGVAYVLTESQPSATADAKTQESWQYANKVCRHTILQTLSNELFDVYCSSKEGKAIWEALVTKFTAEDATKQIFVVGKYNQWQMTDDKEMKIQITEYQMLLEDLKNEDINLPEKFAAGMMIEKLPESWADYKNNLKHKEKNYTIDELVKHILIEDSNKRELRATKAKEMAFKTNLVQSNNKRLNKANVKEWVVDSGATRHICANREAFSSYTPIGDNEEVVYLGDSRTANVLGKGKVFLKLTSGKTLAQ; encoded by the exons ATGTTAACGCCCCACAGCCTTCATCAGCAACTGTTGCAGTGGCACTACCATTCACCAAGCCCTTTCCAGATGTAtcccaaaattgaaatttttgccaatgaaaattttaaaagatggCAAGAACGTGTGCACTCTCTACTTGACATCCATGGAGTAGCTTATGTGCTCACTGAATCTCAACCTTCTGCAACTGCGGATGCCAAGACTCAAGAATCATGGCAATACGCCAATAAGGTATGCCGACACACTATCCTTCAAACACTCTCTAATGAATTATTTGATGTCTACTGTAGCAGCAAAGAAGGCAAGGCAATTTGGGAAGCCTTGGTAACAAAGTTTACTGCCGAAGATGCAACCAAGCAAATATTCGTCGTAGGAAAATACAACCAATGGCAAATGACTGATGACAAGGAGATGAAAATTCAAATCACCGAGTATCAAATGCTGCTAGAGGacttgaaaaatgaagacaTCAATCTACCTGAGAAATTCGCTGCAGGCATGATGATTGAAAAGTTACCGGAGTCATGGGCTGACTATAAAAACAACTTGAAACACAAGGAGAAAAATTATACCATAGATGAGCTCGTGAAGCACATCCTCATTGAggattcaaataaaagggaGTTGAGAGCTACCAAGGCAAAGGAGATGGCTTTCAAAACCAATCTGGTGCAAAGCAATAATAAAAG ACTTAATAAAG CCAATGTCAAAGAGTGGGTGGTAGACTCTGGGGCTACTCGGCACATATGTGCAAATCgagaagcattttcctcctatACTCCTATAGGGGATAATGAGGAAGTAGTCTACCTTGGTGACTCACGAACTGCTAATGTTCTGGGTAAGGGCAAAGTATTCTTGAAACTCACTTCAGGAAAAACTTTGGCTCAATGA